The genomic DNA tcgaaaatcttgcaCCGGGAtgcgcacaggtcaaaccgtaatccggattgaaaaagtcaaatcACGGAAATTGTCCAGAAtaaccagattaggttaggaaggagttttcggaagagtttcaggtagtaaaaatgtaaaaacagttgaaattggacgattcccggctttataaaatagttttgtaattattcagaaaataattaataaattaataaattaatataaaatcatataaccctccgaaaattaccagaaaaatatcacaattatctatattttattctggagataataaaattaacatacctatactttatcacatataaacatccacatatcaacaccaatcatcagataattcaccaaaaatcacataataattatttattgataaaaataattatacgctatatcccggatattagGACTAGCAATTGGCGAGGTGGTCGTGGTTTCAAAGGCACGAGTCGAGACAAAAGCATTGTGAGGTGTTTCAACTGTATTATGTTGAGGCATTATGCTGCAGATTACAAGAGGCCTCGTCGAGAAAGAAATCAATAGTCTGAAGCAAATCTGGTGGAAATCAAAGATGACGAGCCTGCATTATTGCTGTCTGAGCTAGATGAAAGTAAAACAACAATGGACAATGGAGCGAGATTGGAGAAAGACCCAACAGCGAAGAGATTGTCACAAGtatggtacttggacaatggAGCTAGTAATTATATGACCGGAGATAAAATAAAATTCTCGATGCTGGATGAAGGAATAACAGGTGAGGTAAAGTTTGGAGACGGGTCAACCGTGAATATCAAAGGGAAAGGGTCCATCACTTTCAAGTGTAAAAATAAAGAAGAAAGAATATTTGATAATATGTTCTATATTCCATGCCACTACAATAACATTATAAGTCTTGCACAGATGTCGGAAGAAGGAAACAAGGTGATAATGCTTCGTGAACTATTGTGGGTTTATGAGAAAGATGGGAGGGCATTGATGAAAGTTAAGAAGTCAGTGAATCGGTTGTATAAAATTATGCTGGAAGAGTCACCAGGTGCCTGCTTACATACACAGAATACAAAGATGGAAGAAGACTCATGGCTATGGCAATGTCGCCTAGGCCACGTCAATTTTAATGCAATATCCACCATGAAGTAAAATGATATGGTTGTGGGTCTACCCAGATTACTTCAACCTACTGAAGCATGCAAGGGATGTCTCATGGCGAAGCAAACACGGACTCTGTTTCCCTCTCAGATGAACTATGCATCTAGCAAAGGGTTAGAGCTCGCCCGCGGTGACTTATGCAGACCAATCTCTCCACCGACCCCATTTGGAAAGAGGTATTTCTTACTTTTAGTCGATGATTTCAGTCGTATGACGTGGGTTTTCTTTCTGTCGACCAAAGATGAAGCTTTTGAAggttttaaaaaatttaaagtaCCGGTTGAAAATGAGTCAGACAAGAAAATTAAAACTCTCTGtactgatagaggtggtgagtttTGTTCCCTGAAATTAAAAAGATTTTGTGAAGATGATGGAATTTTTAGGCAATATACTGCTCCTTATTCTCTAAAACAAAATGGTGCGGTGCAATGAAGAAATAGAATAGTTATAGCCACGACACGAAGTTTTTTTAAAGGAGAAGGGCGTACCGTCAGAATTCTGGGGCGAAAAAGTAAGGCACTCAGTATACGTGCTAAACAGAGTGCCTGCATGAGCCTTGTCAAGCTATACACCCTATGAAGCTTGGACAGGGAGTAAACCTGATATCTCTCATCTCAGAGTGTTTGGTTGTTATGCATATATGAAGGTACCATCGGTGCATACTCAAAAATTGGATGATCGCCGTCAATATGTTGTGTACTTTGGACGGGAGCCCGACACAAAAGCCCATCGACTGTATGACCCAGACAAAAAGAAGGTATCTGTCAGCAGAGATGTAAAATTCGTGGAGTCAAACTCATGGGTTTGGAACATCGTGGGAAAAATAAATGCAGCCCATACTCAGTTCTTTACTATCGACACGGCTAATGAACAGATTTTTAGTGAAGCTGATACAGAGGAGGTAGAAGAACCTGCAACACCAGTTACCCAGACTATATCAATCCAGTCGAGTGAGACGCTCCCATTCAGTGGATCAATATCGACAGGTAGCAGCAGCTCTCAGACATCAGGTGCAAGCAACACACCAAAACGTTTCAGAACATTGTCTTCAATCTATGGCACTACAGAGGAAATAGAGGCTGAAGATAAGCACTTGTTATTCTTGGGGGTCGAGGAGCCAGTTACATATATTCAGGCCACCAAAGAACAGGCTTGAAATGATGCTATGCGAATCGAAATAGAAGCTATTGAAAGAAATAATACATGGCGGTTAGTCAAGCTTCCCATTGGCCGGAAACCAATAGGTTTAAAATGGGTCTACAAGTTAAAGAAAAATGTTGAAAGAGACGTGGTGAAGCAAAAAAGCTAGGCTTGTCATAAAAGGATATGTGAAGAAATAGGGAGTCGATTTTGAGGAGGTGTTTGCGCCAATAACCCGTCTTGAAACTGTGTGTTTATTGTTGGCGTTAGCAGCAAATCATTTTGAGGAAGTCCACCATCTTGATGTTAAGTCAGCCTTTTTGAATGGTGATTTGCAAGAAGACATATATGTTATGCAGCCAGAGGGTTTTGTGTAAAAAGACAAGGAATAGATGGTGTACAAGTTACTGAAAGCGTTGTATGGACTTTGATATTCTGGGCGTGGAAATTATGGGCTTCACTAAATGCCCATATGGGCATGCAGTATATACGATATGGGTAGGCAATGAAACAATGATAATTGAAGTATATGTAGATGACTTGTTGGTTACAGGAACCAGCATATCACTCATAAACTCGTTCAAGGAACATATGAGTCAGATATTTGATATGAGCGATCTTGGCTGATTATCTCATTATCTCGGAATAGAAGTAAGCCAAGGAAAAGAATTCATCGAGCCAAAGCAGACTTCATATGAAAAGAAACTGATATAGAGGTGTGGTATGAGTGAATATAAGCCTACAAAATATCCAATGGAGCCAACGTTACAGCTGCACAAGGATGTAAACGGAAAGCCAGTAGACTCAACTGAGTTTAAAAGTGTTGTGGGAGGTCTGAGATATCTAGTTCATACGCGATCAGATATCTCCTATCCTGTTGGAATTGTAAGCCGTAACATGGAGCGACCCACGGTCATGCACTGGAATGTTGTGAAGCGAATTCTCCGTTATTTGAAAGGT from Apium graveolens cultivar Ventura chromosome 5, ASM990537v1, whole genome shotgun sequence includes the following:
- the LOC141659768 gene encoding uncharacterized protein LOC141659768 — protein: MDNGARLEKDPTAKRLSQVWYLDNGASNYMTGDKIKFSMLDEGITGEVKFGDGSTVNIKGKGSITFKCKNKEERIFDNMFYIPCHYNNIISLAQMSEEGNKVIMLRELLWVYEKDGRALMKVKKSVNRLYKIMLEESPGACLHTQNTKMEEDSWLWQCRLGHVNFNAISTMK